A single Caretta caretta isolate rCarCar2 chromosome 2, rCarCar1.hap1, whole genome shotgun sequence DNA region contains:
- the LOC125632457 gene encoding uncharacterized protein LOC125632457 — protein MGPPRYWRPWVGKTLVIINWVTLLFFVLVFPNCAYREHNSFVLLAHHVATLTNQTDCWVCAPTPLSPKTGMPLDMLPLTLAKLATTRKQERTNSPFWNKISLQQATYQDQEYSVAVLTEGVLCFTRNQSDPYGHPVGKSSCVITQWADGYWIKTNRGGQQCGCSGSSPFRETLTNNPTTKKGFGNVTCRTVNISNVASQWWVCSGPYGECNLNGTIRNAPTCTQSGGWDAPLGAYDLFEKAALNIPGIPLRNSPYWALQGHSFVCGRKAYKVLPANWTGSCYIAHGVPHLSITATLPKGKIRNARDTSVESREKTLRRLTKALEGNMKNPLTTEKLVGCSVLGIAPLFTGPALACIGRYTVRLQMVLEKVALELEDSVSDLGSAVKTLNKEVQQLRTFSLQNRLALDYLLASQGGVCALIGPRCCVYVNDSSYEIYEKVVQAEAHARAGAQVAYTAPENDWLQTLFSGWGLSSWLGGLFSLLLKFLFPVLLVLLVLCCAVSCVRALLRKLISHSLQGYHKVLMQSHIVKK, from the coding sequence atgggcccacccaggtattggagaccttgggttgggaagactttggtaataattaattgggtaacattgttattctttgtattggtatttccaaactgtgcatatcgggagcataactcctttgttttgcttgcgcaccatgttgctactttaacaaaccagactgattgctgggtatgtgctccaactccactatcccccaagacgggaatgccccttgacatgctgcccttgaccctagcaaaATTAGCCACCACCAGAAAGCAGGAAAGAAcgaactcaccgttctggaacaagatctctttacagcaagccacctatcaggaccaggagtattcagttgcagtactcactgagggagtgttatgttttacccgaaaccaatctgatccctatgggcatcctgtgggaaagagctcctgtgttattacacagtgggctgatgggtattggataaaaaccaacaggggaggccaacagtgtgggtgtagtggttcctccccttttagggagacacttacaaataatcctaccacaaaaaaggggtttggaaatgtaacttgccgtacagttaatatctccaatgtagcaagccaatggtgggtttgtagtggtccctatggcgagtgtaatttgaacgggacaattagaaatgcccccacttgtacccaatcaggaggatgggatgcccccctaggggcatatgacctGTTTgaaaaagcagccttaaatatcccaggaatccccttaagaaacagtccttactgggccctacagggtcactcttttgtatgtggccgaaaggcttacaaggtgctgccagccaactggacaggtagctgttatatagctcatggagttcctcatctttccataactgccacactgcccaaaggaaagattagaaatgcccgagacacctctgttgagtcacgagaaaagaccctgcggcgactgactaaggcattggagggcaatatgaagaatcccctcacaaccgagaagctggtagggtgctctgtactgggaatagcgccactgtttaccgggccagccctggcatgcataggccgctatactgtaaggctgcagatggtacttgagaaagtggccttagagttagaggactcggttagtgatttagggtcagcagtaaaaacattaaataaagaggtacagcagctcaggacgttttccctccaaaacaggctggctttggactatctcttggcatcccaaggaggggtttgtgccctcatcgggccccgatgttgtgtatatgtaaatgatagcagttatgagatctatgaaaaggtggtacaggctgaggcccatgcccgagccggagcacaggttgcctatactgccccagagaacgattggttgcaaaccttgttttcaggttgGGGTTTGtcatcttggcttggtggtttatttagcctgctattgaaatttctttttcctgtattgcttgtattactggtattatgctgtgcggtatcatgtgttagggcccttttgcgaaagttaataagtcattctcttcagggctatcacaaagtgcttatgcaaagtcatattgtaaagaaataa